A genomic segment from Comamonas terrigena NBRC 13299 encodes:
- a CDS encoding acetyl-CoA carboxylase biotin carboxylase subunit, protein MFTKILIANRGEIACRVIATARKMGIQTVAVYSDADKDARHVKLADEAVHIGAAPSRESYLLGDRIIAACKSTGAQAVHPGYGFLSENEAFAKRCEDEGIAFIGPKAHSIAAMGDKIASKKLAGEAQVNTIPGYNDAIENAEKAVGIAQGIGYPVMIKASAGGGGKGLRVAYNDKEALEGFTACQNEARNSFGDDRIFIEKFVQEPRHIEIQILGDSHGNVVYLNERECSIQRRHQKVIEEAPSPFISDATRKAMGEQAVALAKAVKYQSAGTVEFVVGKDQDFYFLEMNTRLQVEHPVTECITGLDLVEQMIRVAAGEKLAFTQTDVKRDGWAIECRINAEDPFRNFLPSTGRLVRFQPPEQTMWQANTQSLQGVRVDTGVFEGGEIPMFYDSMIAKLIVHGKDRNDAIAKMREALNGFAIRGISSNIPFQAALLAHPDFVSGKFNTGFIAQHYAHGFHAEDVPHADPDFLVALAMFRNRRYRARASTITGQMQGHQVHVGHQYTAVILGGEGKHQYVSGEVTDFDAEARVCNVVVNGKTYEMRSNADIRDLVVRGSCNGKPFTCQIERGTAKNPLALRVIHNGTQADVLVLSPKGATLHQLMPYKAPPDLSKFLLSPMPGLLVDVAVQPGQKVQAGEKLAVIEAMKMENILFAVQDGVVSKISAAKGDSLAVDDIILEFE, encoded by the coding sequence GTGCACATTGGCGCCGCGCCCAGCCGGGAGTCCTATCTGCTGGGCGACCGCATCATCGCCGCCTGCAAATCCACCGGTGCCCAGGCCGTGCACCCCGGCTACGGTTTCCTGTCGGAAAACGAAGCCTTTGCCAAGCGCTGCGAAGACGAGGGCATCGCCTTCATCGGCCCCAAGGCGCATTCGATTGCGGCCATGGGAGACAAGATTGCCTCCAAGAAGCTGGCCGGTGAGGCCCAGGTCAATACCATCCCGGGCTACAACGACGCCATCGAGAATGCGGAAAAGGCCGTCGGCATTGCCCAGGGCATCGGCTATCCGGTGATGATCAAGGCTTCCGCTGGCGGCGGTGGCAAGGGCCTGCGCGTGGCCTACAACGACAAGGAGGCACTGGAAGGCTTTACCGCCTGCCAGAACGAAGCCCGCAACAGCTTTGGCGATGACCGCATCTTCATCGAGAAGTTTGTGCAGGAGCCGCGCCACATCGAAATCCAGATCCTGGGCGACAGCCACGGCAATGTGGTGTACCTGAACGAGCGCGAATGCTCCATCCAGCGCCGCCACCAGAAGGTGATCGAAGAGGCGCCCAGCCCCTTCATCAGCGACGCCACCCGCAAGGCGATGGGCGAGCAGGCCGTGGCCCTGGCCAAGGCCGTGAAGTACCAAAGCGCCGGCACCGTGGAGTTTGTGGTCGGCAAGGACCAGGATTTTTACTTCCTGGAAATGAACACCCGCCTGCAGGTGGAACATCCCGTGACCGAATGCATCACCGGCCTGGACCTGGTGGAGCAGATGATCCGCGTGGCCGCCGGTGAAAAGCTGGCTTTTACCCAGACGGACGTGAAGCGCGACGGCTGGGCCATCGAGTGCCGCATCAACGCCGAAGACCCGTTCCGCAACTTCCTGCCTTCGACCGGCCGCCTGGTGCGTTTTCAGCCCCCCGAGCAGACCATGTGGCAGGCCAACACCCAGAGCCTGCAGGGCGTGCGCGTGGACACCGGCGTGTTCGAAGGCGGCGAGATCCCGATGTTCTACGACTCGATGATCGCCAAGCTCATCGTGCACGGCAAGGACCGCAACGACGCCATTGCCAAGATGCGTGAAGCCCTGAACGGCTTTGCCATCCGCGGCATCAGCTCGAACATTCCGTTCCAGGCGGCGCTGCTGGCACACCCGGATTTCGTCTCGGGCAAGTTCAATACTGGCTTCATCGCCCAGCACTATGCCCACGGCTTCCATGCCGAAGACGTGCCGCACGCCGATCCGGACTTCTTGGTCGCACTGGCCATGTTCCGCAACCGCCGCTACCGCGCTCGGGCATCGACCATCACCGGTCAGATGCAGGGCCACCAGGTGCATGTGGGCCACCAGTACACGGCGGTGATACTGGGTGGAGAAGGCAAGCACCAGTACGTGAGCGGAGAGGTGACTGACTTTGACGCAGAAGCCCGTGTATGCAACGTGGTGGTCAACGGCAAGACCTACGAGATGCGCAGCAACGCCGACATCCGTGACTTGGTGGTGCGGGGCAGTTGCAACGGCAAGCCCTTCACCTGCCAGATCGAGCGCGGCACGGCCAAGAACCCGTTGGCTCTGCGTGTGATCCACAACGGCACGCAAGCCGACGTGCTGGTGCTATCGCCCAAGGGCGCCACACTGCACCAGCTCATGCCCTACAAGGCTCCGCCAGATCTGTCCAAGTTCCTGCTCTCGCCCATGCCCGGACTGCTGGTCGACGTGGCAGTGCAACCCGGTCAGAAGGTGCAAGCCGGTGAAAAGCTGGCGGTCATCGAAGCCATGAAGATGGAGAATATCCTGTTTGCCGTACAGGACGGCGTGGTGAGCAAGATCAGCGCCGCCAAGGGCGATTCGCTGGCCGTGGACGACATCATTCTGGAATTCGAATGA
- a CDS encoding YdcF family protein produces the protein MSSSTSSRSPGQRLQRTLLSLVSAVLLADAVVLMMWNHFNVGVVVPGALGAVGALLAWLWPEVQRWRHSKRSHAALWKWGWILLALWVLSVLIFWSRLLGVGVPPVQVPAVEAIVVLGSGTQDGRPRPVLQERLDTAAQLARLQPMALIAVCGGIDWGETESEAAVMARYLIERHSISPERLVMEGESTSTELNLQLSRPLLQERGVDATAPMAMVSSDFHLMRAMGIAHRQGLTGMVPVAAPIPLATRYNAWLREYFAMLSSWALGEV, from the coding sequence TTGTCATCGTCCACCTCCAGCCGCAGCCCTGGTCAACGCCTGCAGCGCACGCTGCTGTCCCTGGTCAGTGCCGTGCTGCTGGCCGATGCCGTGGTGCTGATGATGTGGAACCACTTCAATGTGGGCGTGGTGGTGCCGGGTGCGCTCGGCGCCGTGGGTGCCTTGCTGGCCTGGCTGTGGCCGGAAGTGCAGCGCTGGCGCCACAGCAAGCGCAGCCACGCCGCCTTGTGGAAATGGGGCTGGATCCTGCTGGCACTGTGGGTGCTGAGCGTGCTGATTTTCTGGAGCCGCTTGCTGGGCGTCGGTGTGCCCCCCGTGCAAGTGCCGGCAGTGGAGGCCATTGTGGTGCTGGGCAGTGGCACGCAGGATGGCCGACCGCGCCCGGTCCTGCAGGAACGTCTGGACACGGCGGCCCAGCTGGCGCGCTTACAGCCCATGGCCTTGATCGCCGTGTGCGGCGGCATCGACTGGGGTGAAACCGAAAGCGAAGCCGCCGTGATGGCCCGCTATCTGATAGAGCGCCACAGCATTTCCCCTGAACGCCTGGTGATGGAAGGCGAAAGCACAAGCACCGAATTGAATCTGCAACTCAGCCGCCCGCTGCTGCAAGAGCGCGGCGTGGACGCCACCGCGCCCATGGCCATGGTCAGCAGCGACTTTCATTTGATGCGCGCCATGGGGATTGCCCACCGACAAGGGCTGACCGGCATGGTACCGGTAGCTGCCCCAATCCCTCTGGCCACACGCTACAACGCCTGGCTGCGGGAATACTTTGCCATGCTCAGCAGTTGGGCGCTGGGCGAGGTGTGA